One Streptomyces sp. NBC_01237 genomic region harbors:
- a CDS encoding alpha-galactosidase — MIETGVTGRTWVLGGATGSYALHLTDRDELLHLHWGPRLTMAAAEALAAEPFPPGPGFDSPLDGREEYPVEGGPRFVRPALSVRTAEVRGTQWAFADAETRGDELRLGFTDAVHRLALTLHYRMRGDSDVIERWATVTHAGPDGPPLELLRADAATWTLPAREGWRLSQLHGSWGAESRLVRSELTYGEKILSSRRGHTGHQHLPWVALDADAAATEEHGEVYGCALGWSGSWRIAVHQLPDGLVQITGGAGYDESGLLRLAPGESYTTPVFAGLWSPDGFGGASRAWHAWQLAHVIPDAEALRPVLYNSWEATGFDIVEEQQRELAVRAAEMGVELFVVDDAWFGQRTSDRAGLGDWTPNPDRFPGGLRPLAEEVRGLGMRFGIWVEPEMVNPDSDLYRAHPDWVQHVPGRTRTEFRHQLVLNLARPDVQEYLWEQLDTLLSSAPIDYVKWDFNRCFTDAGWPGEEYPQKLWIEHVHALYALLDRLRAAHPGVAFESCSGGGGRVDLGVLARTDQVWTSDNTDPLDRLAIQEGFGQIHPARVMAAWVTDSPNEQMNGRASSLRFRFVSAMAGVLGVGGDLTEWSEEELAEARDWVSLYKEIRPVVQHGALYRLAAPRGGLSAVQYVRGEETVVLMWLEAQRYGQRPPALRLRGLDPSAVYVCQDTGTVYEGSALLHRGLHTGLTGDLDARVLRLRQR; from the coding sequence ATGATCGAGACTGGTGTCACGGGCCGTACCTGGGTGCTCGGCGGCGCGACCGGCAGCTACGCGCTCCACCTCACGGACCGCGATGAGCTGCTCCATCTCCACTGGGGGCCGCGACTCACGATGGCCGCGGCCGAGGCGCTGGCGGCCGAGCCCTTCCCGCCCGGTCCGGGCTTCGACTCCCCGCTCGACGGCCGCGAGGAGTATCCGGTCGAGGGTGGACCCCGATTCGTCCGCCCGGCCCTCTCCGTACGGACCGCCGAGGTCAGGGGTACGCAGTGGGCGTTCGCGGACGCCGAGACGCGGGGTGACGAACTCCGGCTCGGCTTCACCGACGCAGTCCACCGGCTCGCGCTGACCCTGCACTACCGGATGCGCGGGGACTCCGATGTGATCGAGCGCTGGGCCACCGTCACGCACGCCGGGCCGGACGGCCCGCCCCTGGAGCTGCTGCGCGCCGACGCGGCGACCTGGACGCTGCCGGCCCGTGAGGGCTGGCGGCTGAGCCAGCTCCACGGCAGCTGGGGGGCCGAGTCCCGGCTGGTGCGGTCGGAACTGACGTACGGCGAGAAGATCCTCTCCAGCCGCCGGGGACACACCGGACACCAGCATCTGCCCTGGGTGGCGCTGGACGCGGACGCCGCGGCGACCGAGGAGCACGGCGAGGTGTACGGCTGCGCGCTGGGCTGGTCCGGGTCCTGGCGGATCGCCGTGCACCAGCTGCCCGACGGCCTGGTGCAGATCACCGGCGGTGCGGGTTACGACGAGTCCGGGCTGCTGCGGCTCGCGCCGGGGGAGTCGTACACCACACCCGTCTTCGCCGGGCTGTGGAGCCCCGACGGATTCGGCGGCGCGAGCCGCGCCTGGCACGCCTGGCAGCTGGCCCATGTGATTCCGGACGCCGAGGCGCTGCGCCCGGTGCTCTACAACTCCTGGGAGGCGACCGGATTCGACATCGTCGAGGAGCAGCAGCGGGAGCTCGCGGTGCGGGCCGCGGAGATGGGTGTCGAGCTGTTCGTGGTGGACGACGCCTGGTTCGGGCAGCGCACCAGTGACCGGGCCGGACTCGGGGACTGGACGCCGAACCCCGACCGTTTCCCCGGTGGGCTGAGGCCGCTGGCCGAAGAGGTGCGCGGACTGGGCATGCGGTTCGGTATCTGGGTCGAGCCGGAGATGGTCAACCCCGACAGTGATCTCTACCGGGCCCATCCCGACTGGGTCCAGCACGTCCCCGGGCGGACGCGGACGGAGTTCCGTCATCAGCTGGTGCTCAACCTGGCCCGGCCGGACGTGCAGGAATACCTGTGGGAACAGCTCGACACCCTGCTCTCCAGTGCTCCGATCGACTATGTGAAGTGGGACTTCAACCGCTGCTTCACCGATGCGGGCTGGCCGGGCGAGGAGTATCCGCAGAAGCTCTGGATCGAGCATGTGCACGCGCTGTACGCGCTGCTCGACCGGTTGCGTGCCGCACACCCCGGGGTGGCCTTCGAGTCCTGCTCGGGCGGTGGGGGCCGGGTCGACCTCGGGGTGCTCGCCCGGACCGATCAGGTGTGGACCTCCGACAACACCGACCCGCTGGACCGGCTCGCCATCCAGGAGGGCTTCGGCCAGATCCACCCGGCACGGGTGATGGCCGCCTGGGTCACCGACAGCCCGAACGAGCAGATGAACGGGCGGGCGAGTTCGCTGCGCTTCCGCTTCGTCAGCGCCATGGCGGGGGTGCTCGGGGTCGGCGGCGACCTCACCGAGTGGAGCGAGGAGGAGCTGGCCGAGGCGCGGGACTGGGTGTCCCTGTACAAGGAGATCCGCCCGGTCGTCCAGCACGGCGCCCTGTACCGGCTCGCGGCTCCGCGCGGTGGGCTGAGCGCGGTGCAGTACGTGCGGGGCGAGGAGACCGTGGTGCTGATGTGGCTCGAAGCGCAGCGGTACGGGCAGCGCCCCCCGGCTCTGCGGCTCCGCGGTCTTGACCCCTCGGCGGTGTACGTCTGCCAGGACACCGGGACGGTGTACGAGGGATCGGCACTGCTGCACCGGGGGCTGCACACGGGGCTGACGGGAGATCTCGACGCGCGGGTGCTGAGGTTGCGTCAGAGGTGA
- a CDS encoding M23 family metallopeptidase: protein MPAQGKHRRTKTGPIARGVLAAGTGGAVLALPLIGATGAHAAEKAAPAAASVAAAHTAPGAAVVKTQTASKTYSVVSGDYLSKIAAEQKLKGGWQKLYQDNRDVVGGNPSLIFPGMKLTLGAKASGSAAAPDAAQSAPAPSKAEPKKAAPAAPKAKPAPKTTSSPDSSAAAGKSTTSTNTSASQSNSSGWTTPVANANVTTQYRASGASWSSGYHTGSDFQAASGTVVRAIGPGTVVSAGWSGSYGNEVVIKHADGMYSQYAHQSSLNVSVGETVTGGQQIGLSGSTGNSTGPHLHFEVRTGPSYGSDVDPISYLRQHGVSI, encoded by the coding sequence ATGCCCGCACAGGGTAAGCACCGTCGTACGAAGACCGGCCCGATCGCCCGCGGTGTCCTCGCCGCAGGGACCGGCGGCGCCGTCCTCGCCCTCCCGCTGATCGGTGCCACCGGAGCGCACGCCGCGGAGAAGGCCGCGCCCGCCGCCGCCTCGGTCGCCGCCGCGCACACCGCCCCCGGTGCCGCCGTGGTGAAGACGCAGACCGCGTCGAAGACCTACTCCGTGGTCTCCGGCGACTACCTGTCGAAGATCGCCGCCGAGCAGAAGCTCAAGGGTGGCTGGCAGAAGCTGTACCAGGACAACCGCGACGTCGTCGGCGGGAACCCGAGCCTGATCTTCCCCGGCATGAAGCTGACCCTCGGCGCCAAGGCGTCCGGCTCCGCCGCCGCCCCGGACGCCGCGCAGTCCGCGCCGGCTCCCTCGAAGGCCGAGCCGAAGAAGGCCGCCCCGGCCGCCCCGAAGGCGAAGCCCGCCCCGAAGACCACGTCCTCCCCGGACTCGTCCGCCGCGGCCGGCAAGTCCACCACCTCCACGAACACCAGCGCCTCCCAGAGCAACAGCTCCGGCTGGACGACCCCGGTGGCCAACGCCAACGTCACCACCCAGTACCGGGCCTCCGGCGCCAGCTGGTCCAGCGGCTACCACACCGGCTCGGACTTCCAGGCCGCCTCGGGCACCGTCGTCCGCGCCATCGGTCCGGGCACCGTGGTCTCGGCCGGCTGGAGCGGCTCGTACGGCAACGAGGTCGTCATCAAGCACGCCGACGGCATGTACTCCCAGTACGCCCACCAGTCCTCGCTCAACGTCTCCGTGGGCGAGACCGTCACCGGCGGCCAGCAGATCGGCCTCTCCGGCTCCACCGGCAACTCGACCGGCCCGCACCTGCACTTCGAGGTCCGCACCGGCCCGAGCTACGGCTCCGACGTCGACCCGATCTCGTACCTGCGTCAGCACGGCGTCTCCATCTGA
- a CDS encoding SGNH/GDSL hydrolase family protein: MADDSRINQPGIIGSYAAIGDSFTEGVGDPGPDGTFVGWADRFAVLLADQLPVPDAATSPEDSPHGNFRYANLAVRGRLLDQIVEEQVPRAKELAPDMVSFCAGGNDIIRPGTDPDDLAERFERAVADLSNAVGTVMVTTGFDTRGVPVLRHMRGKIATYNIHLRAIADRYHCPVLDLWSLRSVQDRRAWDDDRLHLSPEGHTRVALRAAQVLGVDVPADPDQAWPPRAQRGTFEERRDDIHWARDYLVPWIGRRLRGESSGDHAEAKRPDLLPL, from the coding sequence GTGGCAGACGATTCGAGAATCAATCAACCAGGCATCATCGGGTCGTACGCGGCGATTGGCGACAGCTTCACCGAAGGCGTCGGAGACCCCGGCCCCGACGGGACCTTTGTCGGCTGGGCGGACCGCTTCGCGGTGCTGCTGGCGGACCAGCTCCCGGTCCCCGATGCAGCGACGAGCCCGGAGGATTCCCCGCACGGGAATTTCCGGTACGCCAATCTCGCCGTACGCGGACGCCTTCTCGACCAGATAGTCGAGGAGCAGGTGCCCCGTGCCAAGGAACTGGCCCCGGACATGGTCAGCTTCTGCGCGGGCGGCAACGACATCATCAGGCCGGGCACCGACCCCGACGATCTGGCCGAGCGCTTCGAGCGCGCGGTCGCCGATCTGAGCAACGCGGTCGGCACCGTCATGGTCACCACCGGATTCGACACCCGGGGCGTGCCGGTACTGCGGCACATGCGCGGCAAGATCGCGACGTACAACATCCATCTGCGGGCCATCGCGGACCGCTACCACTGCCCCGTCCTGGACCTGTGGTCCCTGCGCTCGGTGCAGGACAGGCGTGCCTGGGACGACGACCGGCTGCATCTGTCGCCCGAGGGGCACACCCGGGTCGCGCTGCGCGCGGCACAGGTCCTCGGCGTCGACGTGCCGGCCGATCCGGACCAGGCGTGGCCGCCGCGGGCCCAGCGCGGCACCTTCGAGGAACGGCGCGACGACATCCACTGGGCGCGCGACTACCTGGTCCCGTGGATCGGCCGAAGGCTGCGCGGCGAGTCCTCCGGCGACCACGCCGAGGCGAAGCGCCCGGACCTGCTTCCCCTCTGA
- a CDS encoding STM4011 family radical SAM protein codes for MDLTILYRGPLASCDYDCPYCPFAKRRDSRERLTADRAALERFTAWAAEQTGDRLSVLFTPWGEGLVRSWYRRALVELSLLPHVGRVAIQTNLSGRTDWLEGADTDRVALWCTYHPGQTPFERFLGKCRELTGLGVRYSVGVVGFDDHLDEARRLRAALPDEVYLWVNAAEGHTYTDEEADRWTALDPLFPYSRHPHRSAGMPCRTGESVISVDGDGTVRRCHFVRAELGNLYDGSYRRALGPRACPLGVCDCHIGYVHLETLPLYDVFAGGVLERIPAPGSGITPPDGLVVPSPSRRALPLTVLRDAR; via the coding sequence ATGGACCTGACGATTCTCTACCGGGGCCCGCTGGCCTCGTGCGACTACGACTGTCCGTACTGCCCGTTCGCCAAGCGGCGCGACAGCCGGGAGCGGCTGACGGCGGACCGGGCGGCGCTGGAGCGGTTCACCGCCTGGGCGGCGGAGCAGACCGGTGACCGGCTGTCCGTGCTGTTCACGCCGTGGGGCGAGGGGCTGGTGCGGTCCTGGTACCGGCGCGCGCTGGTCGAGCTGTCGCTGCTTCCGCATGTGGGCCGGGTGGCCATCCAGACCAATCTGAGCGGCCGTACCGACTGGCTGGAAGGGGCCGATACGGACCGGGTCGCGCTGTGGTGCACCTACCACCCGGGGCAGACGCCGTTCGAGCGCTTCCTCGGCAAGTGCCGGGAGCTGACCGGGCTCGGGGTCCGCTACAGCGTGGGTGTGGTCGGTTTCGACGATCATCTCGACGAGGCGCGGCGGCTGCGGGCCGCGCTGCCCGACGAGGTCTATCTCTGGGTCAACGCCGCCGAGGGGCACACCTACACGGACGAGGAGGCGGACCGCTGGACGGCGCTGGACCCGCTGTTCCCGTACAGCAGACATCCGCACCGATCGGCCGGGATGCCCTGCCGGACGGGTGAGTCGGTCATCTCGGTGGACGGCGACGGCACGGTGCGGCGGTGTCACTTCGTCCGCGCGGAGCTGGGCAATCTGTACGACGGCAGCTATCGGCGGGCGCTGGGGCCGCGGGCCTGCCCGCTCGGCGTGTGCGACTGCCACATCGGCTATGTGCATCTGGAGACGCTGCCGCTGTACGACGTCTTCGCGGGCGGTGTGCTGGAGCGGATACCGGCTCCGGGCAGCGGGATCACGCCGCCGGACGGGCTCGTGGTGCCGAGCCCGTCCCGGCGTGCCCTTCCCCTCACGGTCCTGCGCGACGCCCGCTGA
- a CDS encoding STM4012 family radical SAM protein: MTSTTLPSTAAATAAAPAATALPAVRPYESYVYAYPHKTAYRPLTGRPALRELWAAEPKDALSLYLHIPFCEVRCGFCNLFTRIGAPGELTTRYLDALDRQAVAVRDALGDREPVRFAAAAFGGGTPTFLTAAELERLCDIAEKRMGARLRAVPLSVETSPSTATADRLAVLADRGTTRISIGVQSFVDDEARAAVRPQRRAEVEAALGRIRDARIPVLNIDLIYGIDGQTEESWRTSLDAALAWRPEELYLYPLYVRPLTGLGRLGAAGPAAEELASAAWDEQRLRLYRAGRDHLLARGYEQVSMRMFRRADAPQEGPDDYACQTDGMIGLGCGARSYTASLHYSFDYAVEMREIRGIIDGFTATEDFSRAEVGRYVDAGEARRRHLLQSLLQAAGLRADEYRQRFGTDPREDFPAELDRFAARGWLDGSAGEGLLRLSAEGLAHSDALGPELFSPAVRAAMASYERK, encoded by the coding sequence ATGACCAGCACGACCCTTCCCTCGACAGCGGCGGCAACCGCCGCCGCCCCCGCCGCCACGGCCCTTCCCGCCGTCAGGCCGTACGAGAGCTACGTCTACGCCTATCCGCACAAGACGGCCTACCGGCCGCTCACCGGCCGGCCCGCGCTGCGTGAGCTGTGGGCGGCGGAGCCCAAGGACGCGCTCTCCCTCTATCTCCACATACCGTTCTGCGAGGTCCGCTGCGGCTTCTGCAACCTGTTCACCCGGATCGGCGCTCCCGGGGAACTGACGACCCGCTATCTCGACGCGCTGGACCGGCAGGCCGTCGCTGTCCGGGACGCGCTGGGCGACCGGGAGCCGGTGCGGTTCGCCGCCGCGGCGTTCGGCGGCGGCACACCCACGTTCCTGACCGCCGCCGAGCTGGAGCGGCTCTGCGACATCGCGGAGAAGCGGATGGGGGCCCGGCTGCGTGCGGTACCGCTGTCCGTGGAGACCTCGCCGTCGACCGCGACGGCGGACCGGCTGGCCGTGCTCGCCGACCGCGGGACGACCAGGATCAGCATCGGTGTGCAGAGCTTCGTGGACGACGAGGCGCGCGCTGCGGTGCGCCCGCAGCGCCGTGCCGAGGTGGAGGCGGCTCTCGGACGGATCCGTGATGCCCGCATTCCGGTGCTCAACATCGACCTGATCTACGGCATCGACGGACAGACGGAAGAGAGCTGGCGGACCTCGCTGGACGCCGCGCTGGCCTGGCGGCCCGAGGAGCTGTATCTCTACCCGCTGTACGTGCGCCCGCTGACCGGACTCGGCCGGCTCGGTGCGGCGGGGCCGGCCGCCGAGGAGCTCGCGTCCGCCGCCTGGGACGAGCAGCGGCTGCGGCTCTACCGGGCGGGCCGCGACCATCTCCTGGCCCGCGGATACGAGCAGGTGTCGATGCGGATGTTCCGCCGCGCGGACGCCCCGCAGGAGGGCCCCGACGACTACGCGTGCCAGACCGACGGCATGATCGGGCTCGGCTGCGGCGCCCGCTCGTACACCGCGTCTCTGCACTACTCCTTCGACTACGCGGTGGAGATGCGGGAGATCCGCGGCATCATCGACGGTTTCACCGCCACCGAGGACTTCTCCCGTGCCGAGGTCGGGCGGTACGTGGACGCCGGCGAGGCGCGCAGGCGCCACCTCCTCCAGTCGCTGCTCCAGGCCGCGGGGCTGCGGGCGGACGAGTACCGGCAGCGCTTCGGTACGGATCCGCGCGAGGACTTCCCGGCCGAGCTGGACCGTTTCGCGGCGCGCGGCTGGCTGGACGGGAGCGCGGGTGAGGGTCTGCTGCGGCTCTCCGCCGAGGGGCTGGCCCACTCCGACGCCCTGGGCCCGGAGCTGTTCTCCCCCGCGGTACGGGCCGCGATGGCCTCGTACGAACGGAAGTAG
- a CDS encoding STM4013/SEN3800 family hydrolase, with product MSDIVGSHDLLFVTIDTLRYDVAVELAAAGRIPHLARHLPGGVWEKRHAPGSFTYASHQAMFAGFLPTPATPGPHPRLFAARFAGSETTADGTFVFDAPDLLSGLAAVGYRTVCVGGVGFFNRQGPLGSVLPGMFQESHWEPGFGVASPTSFEQQVTRAEEVVAELPKDQRLFLFVNVSALHQPNWFHRAGATREAGDSRATHAAALEYVDRHIGRLFAAASSRRRCFAIVCSDHGTAYGDDGFTGHRLGHEAVWTVPYAHFFLEPGDAR from the coding sequence ATGAGTGACATCGTCGGGAGTCACGATCTGCTGTTCGTCACCATCGACACCCTGCGCTACGACGTCGCCGTGGAGCTGGCCGCCGCCGGACGCATTCCGCATCTGGCCCGGCACCTGCCCGGTGGTGTCTGGGAGAAGCGCCATGCGCCGGGGAGTTTCACCTATGCCTCGCACCAGGCGATGTTCGCCGGTTTCCTGCCGACACCCGCCACGCCGGGGCCGCACCCGCGGCTGTTCGCGGCACGTTTCGCGGGCAGCGAGACGACGGCGGACGGCACGTTCGTCTTCGACGCCCCCGATCTGCTGTCCGGCCTCGCCGCCGTGGGCTACCGCACGGTGTGCGTCGGTGGCGTCGGCTTCTTCAACCGGCAGGGCCCGCTCGGCTCCGTACTGCCCGGCATGTTCCAGGAGAGCCACTGGGAGCCCGGTTTCGGTGTCGCCTCGCCCACCTCGTTCGAGCAGCAGGTGACCCGCGCCGAGGAAGTCGTCGCCGAACTCCCGAAGGACCAGCGGCTGTTCCTGTTCGTCAATGTGTCGGCGCTCCACCAGCCCAACTGGTTCCACCGGGCGGGGGCCACCCGTGAGGCGGGCGACTCCCGCGCCACGCACGCCGCCGCCCTGGAGTACGTCGACCGGCACATCGGCCGGCTCTTCGCGGCGGCGAGCAGCCGCCGCCGCTGCTTCGCCATCGTCTGTTCCGACCACGGCACGGCCTACGGCGACGACGGCTTCACCGGCCACCGGCTCGGTCACGAAGCCGTCTGGACCGTGCCGTACGCCCATTTCTTCCTTGAGCCCGGGGACGCAAGATGA
- a CDS encoding STM4014 family protein — protein sequence MSRSVSSPAPRFTVVGNPDNRRVALFQEAVRAAGLPDARVVSWLQVLAGEAAFRPAETVRMDSPGEDPEVDRLLRGVGDPTRVEGTARWYATFLTAVREVARAASAAGADLLGTPGDIAALFDKRLCHAVLDGAGIPVPASPTSGPGAPVVRGWADVRGLMAEHGMPRVFVKLAHGSSASGVLAVETAGPGRLRASTSVERDAEGRLFNSLRVRRYTTEREVGAIIDTLAPDGLHIERWLPKAAQRGRAADLRVVVVGGRATHAVVRTSTSPMTNLHLGGVRGDLDEVRAAVGAAGGSWRDALAMCERAAACFPGTPCVGVDLLPATGWRRFAVGEVNAFGDLLPGLTGLPGSGAEGLDTYAAQVAAVLERARNHRVVAAP from the coding sequence ATGTCGCGGTCAGTGAGTAGCCCCGCGCCGCGCTTCACGGTCGTCGGCAATCCGGACAACCGCCGCGTCGCCCTGTTCCAGGAGGCCGTGCGCGCGGCCGGGCTGCCGGACGCCCGTGTCGTGTCCTGGCTCCAGGTGCTCGCCGGTGAGGCGGCGTTCCGGCCTGCGGAGACCGTACGGATGGACTCGCCGGGCGAGGACCCCGAGGTGGATCGGCTGCTGCGCGGGGTCGGCGATCCGACCCGTGTGGAGGGGACGGCCCGTTGGTACGCCACGTTCCTCACGGCCGTGCGGGAGGTGGCGCGGGCCGCTTCGGCGGCGGGCGCCGATCTGCTCGGCACTCCCGGGGACATCGCGGCACTGTTCGACAAACGGCTGTGTCATGCCGTGCTGGACGGTGCCGGGATTCCGGTGCCCGCGTCGCCGACGTCCGGTCCGGGGGCGCCGGTGGTGCGGGGCTGGGCGGATGTGCGCGGGCTGATGGCGGAGCACGGCATGCCGCGGGTGTTCGTGAAGCTCGCCCACGGCTCGTCCGCCTCGGGGGTGCTGGCCGTGGAGACGGCCGGCCCCGGACGGCTCCGGGCGAGCACGTCGGTGGAGCGGGACGCGGAGGGACGGCTGTTCAATTCGCTCCGGGTGCGCCGGTACACCACGGAGCGGGAAGTGGGCGCGATCATCGACACGCTCGCCCCGGACGGGCTGCACATCGAGCGCTGGCTGCCGAAGGCGGCGCAGCGGGGGCGCGCCGCGGATCTGCGGGTCGTGGTGGTCGGCGGGCGTGCGACCCATGCCGTCGTGCGCACCAGCACTTCCCCGATGACCAATCTCCATCTCGGCGGCGTCCGCGGCGATCTCGACGAGGTGCGGGCCGCCGTGGGGGCGGCGGGCGGGAGTTGGCGGGACGCGCTCGCGATGTGTGAGCGGGCCGCCGCCTGTTTCCCGGGGACGCCGTGTGTGGGCGTGGATCTGCTGCCCGCGACCGGCTGGCGGCGGTTCGCCGTCGGCGAGGTCAATGCCTTCGGTGATCTGCTGCCGGGTCTGACCGGTCTGCCGGGCAGCGGCGCCGAGGGGCTGGACACCTATGCGGCGCAGGTCGCCGCCGTACTGGAACGAGCAAGGAACCACCGTGTCGTCGCTGCCCCCTGA
- a CDS encoding STM4015 family protein, translating into MSGIAHPELFHSLPVLTLPGPAAEQPEEFPAAHTVAWRLDCGWEGSLTFPVLWQHFLDSVDSEQVEALVIGPWWQGHYSELTPVVELIAADADRFPALRALFLADVEREECEVSWLKMSDITPVLSALPLLEELVVRGGGDSAAEGAGLRLSPVRHGALRSLRFESGGLPSHVVRAVAASELPALERLEIWLGTRWYGGDAQVEDLGPLLSGGTFPRLRHLALRNSEIQDEIAAALASAPVVAQLTSLSLAMGTLGDTGAEALLAGQPLSHLSTLDLRHHYLSEVMLDRIRQACAPASVNSEEPVDYWDPEEDEERYVAVSE; encoded by the coding sequence ATGTCCGGCATCGCACACCCCGAGCTCTTCCACAGCCTGCCGGTCCTCACCCTGCCGGGACCTGCCGCGGAGCAGCCCGAGGAGTTTCCGGCCGCGCACACGGTCGCCTGGCGGCTGGACTGCGGCTGGGAGGGTTCGCTGACGTTCCCCGTCCTGTGGCAGCACTTCCTGGACTCGGTCGACAGCGAGCAGGTCGAGGCGCTGGTGATCGGTCCGTGGTGGCAGGGGCACTACAGCGAACTCACCCCCGTGGTGGAGCTGATCGCCGCGGACGCGGACCGCTTCCCGGCGCTGCGGGCGCTGTTCCTCGCGGATGTGGAGCGCGAGGAGTGCGAGGTTTCCTGGCTGAAGATGTCGGACATCACTCCGGTGCTCAGCGCTCTTCCCCTGCTGGAGGAGCTGGTGGTGCGCGGCGGCGGTGACTCCGCCGCCGAAGGGGCGGGGCTGCGGTTGTCGCCGGTGCGGCACGGCGCTCTGCGGTCCCTCCGCTTCGAGTCCGGCGGTCTGCCGTCCCATGTCGTGCGGGCGGTCGCCGCGTCCGAGCTCCCGGCGCTGGAGCGGCTGGAGATCTGGCTCGGGACCCGCTGGTACGGCGGCGACGCGCAGGTGGAGGACCTGGGCCCGCTCCTGTCGGGCGGCACGTTTCCGCGATTGCGGCATCTGGCTCTGCGGAACAGCGAGATCCAGGACGAGATCGCTGCGGCGCTGGCCTCGGCGCCCGTGGTCGCTCAGCTGACGTCGCTGTCGCTCGCCATGGGGACCCTCGGCGACACCGGTGCGGAGGCGCTGCTGGCGGGGCAGCCGCTGAGCCATCTGTCCACGCTCGACCTGCGACACCACTACCTGAGCGAGGTGATGCTCGACCGCATCCGTCAGGCGTGCGCGCCGGCTTCGGTCAACAGTGAGGAACCGGTGGACTACTGGGACCCCGAGGAGGACGAGGAGCGCTATGTCGCGGTCAGTGAGTAG
- a CDS encoding STM4015 family protein has protein sequence MSGVDHLSELCGLAAVDFQRNATETPRPAADAAAWRISVDPYDDEDADHTWEQEFSAFLEAVDPAGVRALIIGQWGESYDDKSDVPIDLVIAAADRLTSLEAVFVGDLVLEEAEISWIEQSDVTKLLAAFPSLVELGVRGGSELEFPATKHERLRSLTIEAGGLPVQVVRGVLDSELPALEKLDLWLGVSAYGGDADVADLAPLLSGTRFPRLHHLGLRNSEVENEIAAAVASAPVVARLRTLDLSNGTLGDEGAAALLEGQPLTHLDVLDLHHHFLSEAMERRITESLVPHGVRVDLSERSKPWDDGGPRGRYTAVAE, from the coding sequence ATGTCCGGTGTGGACCACCTCAGCGAGCTGTGCGGCCTCGCGGCCGTCGACTTCCAGCGCAATGCCACCGAAACCCCCCGTCCGGCCGCCGACGCCGCCGCGTGGCGCATCAGCGTCGATCCGTACGACGACGAGGACGCGGACCACACCTGGGAGCAGGAGTTCTCGGCGTTCCTGGAAGCCGTCGACCCGGCCGGGGTCCGCGCCCTGATCATCGGGCAGTGGGGCGAGTCGTACGACGACAAGTCCGATGTCCCGATCGACCTCGTCATCGCCGCGGCCGACAGGCTGACCTCGCTGGAGGCGGTGTTCGTCGGAGACCTGGTGCTGGAGGAGGCGGAGATCTCCTGGATCGAGCAGTCGGACGTCACCAAGCTGCTCGCCGCGTTCCCCTCGCTGGTGGAGCTCGGGGTGCGCGGCGGCAGCGAACTGGAGTTCCCGGCGACCAAGCACGAGCGGCTGCGCTCGCTCACCATCGAGGCGGGCGGGCTGCCCGTGCAGGTGGTCCGCGGCGTGCTCGACAGTGAACTGCCCGCGCTGGAGAAGCTCGATCTGTGGCTGGGAGTCTCGGCGTACGGCGGCGATGCCGATGTGGCGGACCTGGCGCCGCTGCTCTCCGGCACCCGCTTCCCCCGGCTGCACCACCTGGGCCTGCGCAACAGCGAGGTGGAGAACGAGATCGCGGCGGCCGTCGCCTCGGCCCCGGTGGTCGCGCGGCTGCGCACGCTCGACCTGTCGAACGGCACGCTCGGGGACGAGGGCGCGGCGGCACTGCTCGAAGGCCAGCCGCTCACCCATCTCGATGTGCTCGACCTTCACCACCACTTCCTGTCCGAGGCGATGGAGCGCCGGATCACCGAGTCGCTGGTGCCCCACGGGGTCCGGGTCGATCTGTCCGAGCGCAGCAAGCCGTGGGACGACGGCGGCCCCAGGGGCCGGTACACGGCTGTGGCGGAGTGA